From Parambassis ranga chromosome 9, fParRan2.1, whole genome shotgun sequence, the proteins below share one genomic window:
- the LOC114441177 gene encoding UDP-glucuronosyltransferase 3A1-like, translating into MLLQLGNPVITGFSYTGRANSYKTSTWSLGEKYIKEYNGWFLEQQTQFLLGRDNFHGFLNFMGHLSFQCDKLLGDKEMINFLQRERYDITILDAFNPCSFILAQKLGVRYVAFFPGTLNGPLSIALPSPVSYIPVFGSQLSDHMNLWARAKNLFYSVLAPVGQELVWSKFREVAERHLESGSPAGGLSKLHQEADLWAFNTDFSLEFPQPLMPYTVLVGGLLNKPAKPLEQDLELWISGFGEAGFIVVTLGSMVSSISVDPLLVEMMAGFSRITQGVLWRYDSQRWPPHLDRPPNLRLVDWLPINDLLGHKKARLFITHGGQNSLLQAVYHAVPVLGIPLFGDQFDNAVRAETKGLGLTISPTNITGGLLSSTIQTIIHDTKFKSSALTLSRIHRSHPVPPALRLVQWVEHILHSGGGTHLRPASLAQPWYQRYLLDLVLLFCVGLLGPIGLCWAMCRNRNSRESHKKTQ; encoded by the exons ATGCTTCTGCAGCTGGGCAACCCTGTTATTACAG GTTTTTCCTACACAGGTCGTGCAAACAGTTACAAGACAAGCACCTGGTCCTTAGGAGAAAAATACATCAAAGAATATAATGGCTGGTTTCTGGAGcaacaaacacagtttttaCTGGGAAG GGATAACTTTCATGGTTTTCTAAACTTCATGGGGCACCTGTCCTTCCAGTGTGACAAACTGCTAGGAGACAAAGAGATGATAAATTTCCTCCAGAGGGAACGTTATGACATCACCATCCTTGATGCTTTCAACCCCTGCTCCTTCATCCTAGCACAAAAACTTG GTGTCCGCTATGTAGCTTTCTTTCCTGGCACTCTGAACGGTCCCCTGTCCATCGCTCTTCCCAGCCCAGTCTCCTATATTCCAGTCTTTGGCTCTCAGCTGTCTGACCACATGAACCTCTGGGCTCGTGCAAAGAACCTTTTTTATTCTGTCTTGGCTCCTGTAG GACAGGAACTAGTATGGTCAAAGTTTAGGGAAGTCGCAGAGCGCCACCTGGAGTCAGGCTCACCTGCTGGTGGTCTGAGCAAATTACACCAGGAAGCTGACCTCTGGGCCTTCAACACTGACTTTTCACTGGAGTTCCCTCAGCCTCTTATGCCCTATACTGTGCTGGTTGGAGGTCTGCTGAACAAACCAGCAAAGCCTCTGGAGCAG GATCTCGAGTTGTGGATTTCTGGTTTTGGAGAGGCAGGTTTCATCGTTGTCACGCTGGGGTCGATGGTCTCTTCCATCTCTGTGGATCCTCTCCTCGTGGAAATGATGGCGGGGTTCTCCAGGATCACTCAGGGGGTGCTCTGGAG GTATGACTCCCAGCGATGGCCACCTCACCTAGACAGACCTCCCAATCTCAGGCTAGTGGACTGGCTGCCTATTAATGACCTGCTAG GCCACAAAAAAGCACGTCTCTTCATCACCCACGGAGGTCAgaacagcctgctgcaggcagtgTACCACGCTGTTCCTGTGCTGGGAATCCCTCTGTTTGGAGACCAGTTTGATAATGCGGTGCGGGCTGAAACGAAGGGACTTGGCCTCACCATCAGCCCTACAAACATCACCGGGGGATTGCTCAGCTCCACCATTCAGACAATCATACATGACACAAA ATTCAAGTCTTCAGCTTTGACCCTGAGCAGGATCCACAGATCCCATCCTGTCCCTCCAGCACTTCGACTCGTTCAGTGGGTAGAGCACATTCTACACAGTGGAGGTGGGACTCATTTAAGGCCTGCCTCACTGGCACAACCATGGTACCAGAGATACCTATTGGACCTGGTGCTTCTTTTCTGTGTGGGGCTCCTTGGTCCTATAGGTCTGTGCTGGGCTATGTGTAGGAACAGGAACAGCAGGGAGAGTCACAAAAAAACTCAGTAG